The genomic interval ACTGGCTATGGTGTTTCCATGCAGGCTGAAGCAAAGATTGGAATTAAATGGCTGGCACTGGGAAGAGCATGCTCTGGATTCATAGTGACTTGATTTTTAGTGCTGATCTCTTTGAATATAAAACAAGGACCACGGCTTTATTTTAGTAATCCCAGTGAATTACTCTGCTTGGAGAAGAAACTGTGGGTCCTCTGGGCATAGTTGCCACCATGCAAACATGCTTCTGGCAGAAGTTCTCCTAGGAAGCAGAGGGAGCACAGGACAAACCGTGTGGAGCACCACTGACCTTTGTCTCTCCTGTGGGCTGCACACACAGGGGGTCCAAGGTCCTGCTGGGTCAGACCTAGCAGAGTCTATTAATAAATTTTAgattaaataaagaaatgcacAGGTTGTCCCTCATGCTGCAAGGAATGAAGTCAGAGTTATGAGCTCACAGATCATGGTTAACCAGCTGAAGCCACCTTCTCATCCCCAAGCTGCTACTCCTATTTGCAGCAGTCCTCCTCTGCTGAAGGAAGGGACACACACCAGGAATTGCATTGGTGAGAAGGTGACACGTGCCACTAACTGAAAACTGATGCAGAACACTGCATAACCCCCACACAGGCAGcgtggggagcagctggaacCTGCAAAATGCTGCAGTGTGTGGGAGCACTGCCTGACCTTGCCCTAacagagagggaccttgaaCTCTTGGAGCCCGCAGAAAAGTCAAGAGTGTATTCACCCAGGCAGAAAGATAAAACAGATGCAGTGCTCTTTTAGCACTTCCCTCCATTTGCTTCATATCATAaacatcaattaaaaaatagaaatacagagGTAAGCATTTTATCTTGCTTGCCCTTTCCATATACATACATTTCTGTTGTGAAAGGCTTTACATAACTTCTATCAGCAGATTGCAAAATAATGCCTTGGTTATGGAAGGAAGCCACCAGCCATTACACTGCATTACTGTAATGTAATGAGTTTCTGAGATGAACTATATTTGGAAAACTTGTTTTTATTGTAAACCTTGTACACAATCCATCCCCTCAGCATTGATTTCTCTTTCTATTCTCCAGAGACCGGAGACCGGGAAGCCACGACCtgaacagagctgctggggttttGGTCCAAACCATAAACTTGTAAGACAAACCTGTGCTGTTTATTTGAAGGGATGCAGTTCCAGTGACAGATTGTAATCAAACAGATGCTGGTGACCAGTCTGCTGAAAGGTGAATTTCTCATTATCCTAGAGCAATTGACATTGGAATTAATTGCTTCCCACGCTTCTTTGCTGAGTAAAGGCTGCTGTAATAACAACTGCTGCcagaattttgattttttaatggAACATGAGGGATTGACAAGAGAGAACCtggttttactttgtttttctttttgtgcaaaTGTCACATTGCTTTCATGTTGGCAATGACTGCAGAAATACTGAATCAATTACTTATTTACATAATCcctttggattttttgtttatatCGTTGTTGataatggaaaaatattctgagcttggaaaaagaagggaagaaggcaAGTTCGGAATGTGAATAGGCTGAAATCAAAAGATGGTGATTTGCATTAGTAAGAAATAACCATAATtcagataattaaaaatagGGTAACTACTGTCTACCCTGCCTGCTCTGAGGAACATCTAGGCTGTGACAGTGGATGCCTGCTCAGCTGCATGGTATGAAGAAACCCTACACAAATGGTTTgacacagcccagcagagcccagtgCTATTGCCAggtagtgatttttttccctccccacagcctcaGAAGCAGAGCCTTTAAGGATCAAAGGGACTGCCAGCAGCTCTTGAAGAGAGGGGAGTTACTTGTGTGAGTCCTGCTGATGGAGACAAATATGACAGAAGCTACAAAGCTGACTTCTGATTCAACACAGTGCACTGATAGCAAAGCACAAAGTTTAGCTTAGAGAGGCCAGTGCAGAGTTCCAACTCTCAAAACAGATCTTGTTATTAATGCACAttctatgtaattttaaaagagcaaaCTTGATGTGAGAACTCAGCTCATTAATGTGAGGAGAGTGGGTCTGGTAAGGGCTGTGGGagcagtgcagggagcagcctgAACACCACTAAAGCTCAGGCTCTACAGATAAACCTTTGAGAGCTCTCTTGAAGATGAAACACATCTTCAGTCCTTCTGGAAGATTAGGTAGCTGAAGGGCAGTTATGGTCAGGCaatcatttaatatttttttcttcttgaaatcaccttttctttacatttttaaacattttctaaacTATCATTTAATAGTATTGCTTCTGATACTGGTGTGCTGAcatactaattaaaaaaataaacacaaaacaacatgaaaaatcTAAATGTTGAGATTAAGGCTTCCACtgctttttcttaataattCACCCAGCAGTTTTGCTGACTAAATCACTGGTTACTGTTTTCTAGGGCAGGACTGAACTAATCTTCTAGAAGCAGCAATCTTTATGTCTTGCAGAGCCTGAGGCTCACGAGTTCTTCTTTCTTCGTGCCCAGACTTAAGGGAACTACCTGGGCATTGGAACTCCTTGAGTACATTAGGAAATCGGTCTCTTGACTACCTCTTGGAAATCTTTTCCTATCCTGTCCATCCTGCACAGATGCATCTGAAACTGGAGGTTATTTATTTCGGCTCGAAGCTCAATCCATGCAGGATCCAGCGTGTTTTCCAGCTCAGCAGTCACTTCGCCCATCGCAGACTATGAGCGTGGGTGGTGAGGAAGACACGGAGCCACCTTCGCGCTTCCAAACAGTTCCATTGCAGATCCGGTCGTTAAACAAATTGTTTGGCTCAGGCTGAAGCCTGACGTCTCCTCATTACACCCCGCTGGCAATTTTCCCTGAATTTTAAAGGTGTTCTGCGTTTCCATAGTAACTCAGCTCCCGGTGCGCTGTTCTGACTGCGCAAACCACTGTATTAAAATAGCCTTAAAAGCACAACCGAAAGGGGCACGGCACCGAGgggattattttattattttatttttattatattattattttagttcCCATGACCTGAGAGCCACGTCCGGGGCTGGGGGAGGCGCGGGGGCCCCTCCTGTGTCCCGCTCAGCAGCTTGGGGCAGGGAATGGGTAAaggaaagacacaaaaaaaaaaaaaaaaaaaaaaaaaaaaaaggagagaggctgaaggagctgagtGTCGGGAGTGCCTGCGGGCTCCAACACCGGCACCGGCTCCGCTGGGTCCCGCTCCAGCAGCACCGGGATCGTTCGGTGCCGCCGGTGGCACCGCGGGAAAGGCTGCTCCgccctggggaaggaaggggaacacagctctgggctgggagTAATGAGCAGCCGCACCACGACCAGGGGACACTGCTGGATTTTGGGGATGTCTTCTCAGGAAAACGGGGGATTTTGGGGATGTCTTCTCCGCGGGTCCGCCTGCCTGCCCGTAACACGTGTTGCGTTTCCTATCAGTTGCCCTGGGCTGTTCAGTCGTGGGAAAACTGGATTATCTGTGACATCACCGTGTCATTTAGAGGGCTACCTCTTAACGCTTTTAACCCAATTTCGATAGTTTTGCGTTTTTCTTCGGGAAATCCACTCCGGAGGCTCGCGGCGAAGCGAAGCCCTCTCCGGGCCCGCCGTGCCAGACGCCCCCTCCTTCCCCGGAACACTCCGGTGGCGCCGCCGTTCCCGCGGGTGCCGCCATCGCGGCCGGACGCCGCCTGACGTGAGGCGGAAGTGATGGCAGCGGGCGCTGGGGGCCCGGCGGCGGCGCGGCGGCGATAAGCGGTGCGGGCCCGACATGGCGGCTCGCTGCCGGGAATGGGCTCGCCTCTGCTCGCTGCTGGCGCTGGCCGCTCTGGCGGGGCTGGGCGCCGAGGCCAAGGTGAGCGGAGCAGAGTGGGGGTGGGGAAACGAATGTCAGTGATCCCCGCTTCCCGGCCCGGTACCGGGGCCCTCCCCTCCTCCGCCCCGTCACTCGTTCCTTCCGCCACCCGGCCCGCTTCAGCTGGCAGCGGGACCCAGTGGTTTCGGCCAGGCGCTGCCCTACACCGGCGCGGGGTGAGCGGGTGGTCCCGCGGATCCTCTGCCTGCCGGTGCCGGTGTCGGTGCCGGCCCTGGCCCTGGCGTTTTACGGTGCCCGGGGACGCCGTCCCGCAGCGCTCCGGGTGCCGGTGGGGTGTTTGCTGGGGCCCGCGGTGCTGCTGGCGGGGGTCGGGgctgccccagctctccccCCGTCCCCAGCGCTTTGCTCCCGCTCCCCGAGCGTCTCCTGCCCGGGCCGGGGTCCCTCTGGGTTCCCACTGGGGACCGGGATTTTGTGGTCTCTGTGCCTCAGAACACGGTGTCTCCTAAGAGTGAAAATCGTTCCTCTTGTCAAAGCCCCCCGGTGTCTGAATCTTCTCCTTTGGAATGATAATCGGGGGTTTTACGGGTGAGGCCAGGCTTGGCTTGGGCTGCAGGGGGTGAAGGTTTTCCAGCTGCCCCGTACCCACTCGGTGTTGTGCTGCCCCGGCTCTGCCTTGTGCGAGCTCATTCCCGTCATTGCTGGGGCTTCTTGAGACCTCTTTTTGTAACGCTGTTAGGAATGGGATTATTCTTTAGGTAAGCCACATACGTTTATTCTTTGTCCCTTAAATAAATAACTTACAAGTTTTTCTGGTTTAGGTTTGAGAATATTTTCCTGTAACTCCCTCCTGATCATCTGTTCTCTCCATAGGGTTTTCTGTTCCTACATAATTTGGGAAATGAAGGAATTACCCTGTTTTAATGCACTACACAAAGCCATAGTTTTTCTGAAATTCCACTTTTTCTACTAGTGatataaatgttaattttgGTGCTACTTCTCTCTCACTGTCCCTAAGTTAATTCTTCTCACTTCTTCCTACAGTGTCAATTGTTGCCTATGCAAATGTTCATTTGTTTCTctaaaatttgcttttctgagtTTCCATGGTTTCCACATTTACGTTGCCTTCATTTGGGATTCCAGTTCTGAACTTTACCTCATGATATCTTTGCTGCTGTTAAGGCAAGAGGACAGTGGGCTATACTGGTCCCTCTGGTATTCCTTACAGCATTGGTTCTCTTGTGGCCAGGGAGGACAGAATTATCCAGACATTTCTTTGCCAGTCTCCATTTGggattaatattaaataatctGTTTTAAGCTTCTCATGGTGTCTGTTCCACAGCTGTCCTCATAAGCTGAATAGCTGAGTGTACCAACATCAGCAActtctgaatgcttttttcttaaaaagcagGTGAATGTATAttgatttttctcctgaataATGTGTTAGGtatctaaaataataatagtgtTACTTGACAAATTACTCTGCTTGCTTAGTAATTTTAAGGATTGTTTTTAAGCTTGAAGGAAATCCTGAGTAAAACTATTCAAAGATACTTGCAAGTAGTTTGTGTTAAATCTTTCACATATTATGTGAAGAGTGATTTCTGTATCCTGTTACAGTTACCAATGATGATTTGTTCTAAACATGTTGTTTACTTTACAGAATTCTGAGGATGTTCGATGTAAATGCATCTGCCCTCCTTACAAAGAGCATTCAGgcaatattttcaagaaaaatgtctCACAGAAAGACTGGTAAGTGTGTGTGGCATAAAAAATGGCAATTACTCTCACTCATTGAATACTTGTTCTGTAGTGCTTAGATGTGAGTCCTCTGTGGTGgtgccaggagaaaaaaatcacatctctTGCATAACTTAGTggaacttttcttttaaaagttctATAGGATTCAGCTCTATTAAGGGACAGGGCTTGCAGGGGTTTTGCCCCATTTTCTGTGTGGGTTTGCTTGCTTCTGTGCTTAGGATTTTTATTTAGATTTGGAAGTAGTATAAGGGAAGAGAGTGTAATTTGAATTGAGTGATTTGAAATGCCATAAAGACAAAGGAGCACAGCCACAGAACTGAAACTCAGGATTATTGTCAACTCTCTCTTTACTCTTGAAACCTGTTCTATCATTTAGTGACTGTTGTTTCTGGAGATTTCTGTTCCTCAGAATTGCAACCAGAAAGTGCAGTTGTATGACTCAGCCTGAGCCATCTAACAATACGTTTTTTCAGAGAGAGTTCTTACATCTCTGTGCATCAGGAATGTGCTCTGTTGTATTTTTAGGTCAGCTATTGCATTTTCAGGCCCCTCTCTCCAAGCTGAAGATGGATGTGCATGGCCAGGGGTGAGGGAGGGGTAGGGCAAGAAAGGGAGATAAATTTATTTGTGAATCAGACAAATGAAATATCATGTTTTAGAGTTACATTGGTTATGGAAGTGCTCAGAGATCCTTGGATCAGCTTATAAAAACATGCTGTGCTTCTCAATGTGTTGACTCTTCTTCAGTTACTTTGAGGATTCATAAGAGACTTTTCAGTCTGACAAGTAGCAGTAGGTTGGCATCCTGGCTGTGAAAATTTTGTGCCCCTGTGTAGGCCCACAGAAGGATAGGAATAAAATTAGTGCTACAGGTATGTGTAGAGGTGTGCCTTATTAAGTTACCTGCAGGAGAGCTCTGAGAAACAACACTGTAAATTTCAATCTAAACTAATCAACATAAAATGTACTGCCCCATTGGAATTACTGGTTTTGTCCTGCATGATTAATTTAATATTAGTCCTGTGATGACAAATGAAGTTGCAGCAATAAAACATGCTGGGAggctcccagctgcagcagacaTTTCAGAGTAGCAGCATTAACTGGCTTTATTGTTCATTACAGCTCTGCAAATGaaaatggttttgctttttgttggtggttttgtggttgttgtttgtttttgtcgttttgtttttttcagtgggtaTTGCTTAGTGTGTGCCTCAGTAGCAGAAAAGATTCTGTTTCCCTTTAAACAGTACTGGTACTGAGTGGAGGAAAAATTAGCATTTCTTAAGTGACAATCTGGGAACATTTTTACTTTGATCTACTGTTTGAGATGTCTTCTGTGCACTTCTAAAAGGCTTGATTGCTGGTTTATGTGCAATGAAACTGACAAATTTATGCTGTACTTTGGCTTCCGCATCAGTGACTTATTGAGTAGAGCTGTCTGATGTGCACCATCCTTTAGCTATCATGAGACAAGAACCAGATCAATTTTTAGTGTCTTTATGAACTATGTACAATATAATGAACACTTACTGCTGGCTTGTCCagacataaaatgaaaacttaaGTTTTAGTGTTGAAACTGTAATGTGCATCATGAGACTCTTAAACATCTAAATAAGTTCTTTCTCTTGGAGTGGTCTGTTCTTTGGCTTCAAGCTGGCAAACGGGGCTTTTTGCCATCATCATTGTGGGCTGGGGTGCTTTGACCCCAGTAAAACCAGTCACCCTTCTGGACTCAGGTCAGGAGTGCTTCTTTAGTGCTATTACTGTGGGTGGAAGAAGGTGTAATGTAGAGGCACTTGAGTGGGAAAATAGGTTAGAAAAGGATTAatcttttttacattttcctcttaCATTGCCATGGAATTGCAGTTCAGGGAAGAAACACATCATCAAAATTCTAAGGTTCTGATAGATTTTAAACTTCCTAGTAACTTGAAacaactggaggaaaaaatgctgataTTAATACTTGATCTGTTCACACTAACACACTTACTGCAATTAAGCTACATACAAGATTTCTGCTAGCCTTGTGCAGCATAATGATAGAAGCTTTCAAGCCTGTGAACAGAAACTGCATAAATTATAACttgaatgcatttttaaattttctagCTTGAATGCTGCACTCCTCCACAGAGGAGAATGTAATTTTATgttcaaataaatgaaaaataaaccttcCACTCTGACTGTGCTAGCATTAAGTTAACTaggataaaaacaaaatgtgatTTTTGTTCTGTCAGTGTTCTGCAGACACTCTGGGACTGAACTCTGAACAACCAACCCGAGTCAGCAAAAAGACCAAAATTGTACAAGTTATTGGTGGATTCAGTTGTCTCATGGCAGCTGGATTGTAATTCTGGGGTATAGAGTGCCTGCAAGATTTTCAGCCACATTTTTTGGCATGTGCTGACTTATATTTTCTAATCTTTTAAGTCAGCTCAAGCTTTCCCATCGTGTCTGGTGCTGACACCTGACTGATATTTATTCACTATCATTTTGCAACTTGTGATGGCAGGAAGAAAGAACTTCTGTTCATGAACACCAGAGAGAAGTTAATCTCCCTTCAGATAGTGGAAGGACAGAATAAGGCTCATTTGAGTATGATGAAGGGAGAAGTGTGTGTCTGGAATTTACTTCCATCTGTGATGTTAGTGTCAAATGGTCATTTGTGCTGGGATTCAAATCCTTGGACATGTTATACTGACAGGTTTAATACTTTAgctggaaaatgaaaactgtaTTATGTTAGAAAGTCAGTAGCTTGATTAAGTAAAATAATGGTGGAGTAGTgagttattttattatttttttaaatcttgaatACTTATAATTCAGGACAGTGCAACTTCTTAGCTGACACAGCTGGGGTCTGCTTGCTTAGTGGAACAGGTAAGATAAAACCAGCTCAAAACTGAGCAGTTTTTGTCTGTCTTCAGTGACTGTCTTCATGTGGTTGAGCCCATGCCTGTCCCTGGCCCTGATGTAGAAGCATACTGTTTACGTTGTGAATGCAAATATGAGGAGAGAAGCTCTGTCACAATTAAGGTAAATGATGTAATTCTGTTGACTTATAGTAAATACTTCAACTGATTAGTAAATATGCATGTCCTCTAAAGAAACATtctttttaatgggaaaatttttccaaagcagaaaaagataCAACTTTTATTTTGCCTAGCTTTGGATCCtgtttttgttcttattttacAGGGCCTCTCATTATTCAGCTGTCTTACTTCCTTATTATAAATTTTCTATGTACATTGGGAAgttaaaaagagcaaaaatactCATTGCTCTCACAGAGGGTTTTTATATTCTTCACGTTCTTGTCTTACTGGAGTCATTGAGCCCTAGGCAGGGACAAATAGATTGtgaatcttttcttcttttgtaacacagatttcctttttctgtcatttagaaactgggtattttctttttgccttcccACTTTTCTTAGTGACTGTTAGAATGCATATCTATCCTAGAGAATAGAGACCATGCAGGAGCCACCCAAATTTCTCACCCTAGTTTAATGGTCAAATCAAGCAGTTGCCTTGGTTGAGGTGAGATTTAAAACACCAAGCTGTTTTAACAGGGATAGCACAAGATTTTTAGCAAGGTCTCAGTAGGAGAAACTGTTTCAAGCTAACATCTGTCCCAGACCCTATTAATACTAGGTCgtattttggtgttttttctcttgtttgtgGGTTTAAGTCATCTGGTGTCACTCTCAGAGATCCAGGCTCACCACAAACTGCATGTACTCTTGCTGCCTGGTGAGAGACTGGGGGAGGGATAATGTCACAGTTCTGGCATAAACTGTGCTTGCATTGTGTAGGTTACAATCATCATATACCTGTCTATTTTGGGCCTCCTTCTTCTGTACATGGTGTACCTTACACTGGTGGAGCCAATACTGAAGAGACGTCTCTTTGGACATTCACAGCTCATACAAAGTGATGAAGATATTGGGGTGAGTTCACCAGAGTGCTGGTGGGGTTGGGCTAACATAAAGATTGGGATGGTTGTTAAATAACTGTTTGGGATGAGTGGCTCTATTTGCCAGGCTGTGTAAATGTGTTCcctgaagggagaggaaaactgTGAAATGACTTCTCTGAAGTCACTCTGATTTTTCATTGGGCTAGAAATCAATAAGATGAGGACTGGTTCAGTTATTTCTGCTCTAGACATGGAGTAGGCATACAAATTCTGAGGTGTTGGTCAGCCACACAGTCTTGCTAGGGATCACTTTTATTCAAATTGCACACTGGTTAGATTTCTCtttacaaaagagaaagaaattagaGAATTACCCTTTACCTGTCTGCATTCATGCAGAAATCAGACAGTTTCCTACTTGAATTAAATGAGCATGTCCTGTATACTATACAGACAAATTACATATATTCTATACCTTATATAAACTCTGAAACAGGATTAGAACCTTAGCATTACACTCTTAGGTGTAAGATGTGAAAGAAGTCCTGTGGTGGATCTCTGTTTAACAGCAGAATGAAGTTACCTTAAATGTTAGATCTGTGGTAGCCAATTCCCTGTT from Heliangelus exortis chromosome 18, bHelExo1.hap1, whole genome shotgun sequence carries:
- the TMEM9B gene encoding transmembrane protein 9B, producing the protein MAARCREWARLCSLLALAALAGLGAEAKNSEDVRCKCICPPYKEHSGNIFKKNVSQKDCDCLHVVEPMPVPGPDVEAYCLRCECKYEERSSVTIKVTIIIYLSILGLLLLYMVYLTLVEPILKRRLFGHSQLIQSDEDIGDHQPFANAHDVLARSRSRANVLNKVEYAQQRWKLQVQEQRKSVFDRHVVLS